A part of Lepisosteus oculatus isolate fLepOcu1 chromosome 16, fLepOcu1.hap2, whole genome shotgun sequence genomic DNA contains:
- the prelid3b gene encoding PRELI domain containing protein 3B, translated as MKIWTSEHVFNHPWETVTKAAMQKYPNPMNPSVVGVDVLDRHVDPHGRLHSSRLLSTEWGLPSIVKSLIGATRTCTYIQEHSVVDPGEQTFELKSTNITLTNMVSVDERLIYRPHPQDPEKTMLTQEALITVKGVSLSSYLEGVMANTISSNANKGREAMEWVIRRLNSEIEELAATARNTIRTPMAAAAVTEK; from the exons ATGAAGATCTGGACGTCGGAGCACGTCTTCAA CCACCCGTGGGAGACGGTGACCAAGGCGGCCATGCAGAAGTACCCCAACCCCATGAACCCCAGCGTGGTCGGCGTGGACGTGCTGGACAGGCACGTGGACCCCCATGGCCGGCTGCACAGCAGCAGGCTGCTCAGCACCGAGTGGGGGCTGCCCTCCATCGTCAAGTCT CTCATCGGTGCCACTCGTACGTGCACGTATATCCAGGAGCACTCTGTGGTGGACCCAGGGGAGCAGACTTTTGAGCTCAAATCAACCAAT ATCACACTGACCAATATGGTCTCCGTGGACGAGAGGCTCATTTACAGGCCCCATCCCCAGGATCCTGAGAA GACGATGCTGACGCAGGAGGCCCTGATTACGGTGAAGGGCGTCAGTCTTAGCAGCTACCTGGAGGGGGTCATGGCCAACACCATCTCCTCCAACGCAAACAAG GGCCGCGAGGCGATGGAGTGGGTCATCAGGCGGCTGAACTCCGAGATCGAGGAGCTGGCGGCGACCGCCCGCAACACCATCCGGACGCCCATGGCTGCTGCCGCCGTTACTGAGAAATGA
- the atp5f1e gene encoding ATP synthase subunit epsilon, mitochondrial translates to MVAYWRQAGLSYIRFSAICARAVRAALKPQLRLEAEKVAESNVKITRLKQASS, encoded by the exons ATGGTGGCGTATTGGAGACAAGCGGGCCTCAG CTACATCCGCTTCTCGGCGATCTGCGCCCGGGCGGTGCGAGCGGCTCTCAAGCCGCAGCTCCGGCTGGAGGCGGAGAAGGTGGCCGAGTCCAACGTGAAGATCACCCGGCTCAAGCAGGCGTCGTCGT GA
- the tubb1 gene encoding tubulin beta-1 chain isoform X3 → MSGPRAVFQTRLPSACVSVSCHTPHNARDRPPADRTVWESDRVQGNSGAGNNWAKGHYTEGAELVESVMDVVRNECESCDCLQGFQLVHSLGGGTGSGMGTLLVNKIREEYPDRIMNSFSVMPSPKVSDTVVEPYNAILSIHQLIENTDETFCIDNEALYDICFRTLKLMTPTYGDLNHLVSLTMSGVTTSLRFPGQLNADLRKLAVNMVPFPRLHFFMPGFAPLTARGSQQYRALTVPELTQQMFDARNMMTACDPRRGRYLTVAGIFRGRMSTREVEEQMLAMQQQNSSYFVEWIPHNVKVAVCDIPPRGLKMASTFIGNSTAIQEVFRRISEQFSLMFRRKAFLHWYTGEGMDEMEFTEAECNTNDLVSEYQQYQDATADLDWEGEEEEEEGEEEGGQGLAQTEVEDI, encoded by the exons ATGTCTGGACCGCGAGCTGTGTTTCAGACTCGTCTGCCTTCAGCCTGTGTCTCAGTGTCCTGCCACACTCCTCACAATGCGCGAGATCGTCCACCTGCAGATCGGACAGTGTGGGAATCAGATCGGGTCCAAG GGAACTCTGGCGCCGGGAACAACTGGGCCAAGGGGCACTACACGGAGGGGGCGGAGCTGGTGGAGAGCGTGATGGACGTGGTGCGGAATGAGTGCGAGAGCTGCGACTGCCTGCAGGGCTTCCAGCTCGTGCACTCGCTGGGCGGCGGCACGGGCTCGGGCATGGGCACGCTGCTCGTCAACAAGATCCGGGAGGAGTACCCCGACCGCATCATGAACAGCTTCAGCGTGATGCCCTCGCCCAAGGTGTCCGACACGGTGGTGGAGCCCTACAACGCCATCCTGTCCATCCACCAGCTGATAGAGAACACGGATGAGACCTTCTGCATCGACAACGAGGCGCTGTACGACATCTGCTTCCGCACGCTCAAGCTCATGACGCCCACCTACGGCGACCTGAACCACCTGGTGTCGCTGACCATGAGCGGCGTCACCACCTCCCTGCGCTTCCCCGGGCAGCTGAACGCCGACCTGCGCAAGCTGGCGGTCAACATGGTGCCCTTCCCCCGCCTGCACTTCTTCATGCCCGGCTTCGCCCCGCTGACGGCCCGGGGCAGCCAGCAGTACCGCGCCCTGACCGTGCCCGAGCTCACCCAGCAGATGTTCGACGCCCGCAACATGATGACGGCCTGCGACCCCCGCCGGGGGCGCTACCTCACGGTGGCGGGCATTTTCCGCGGCCGGATGTCCACCAGGGAGGTGGAAGAGCAGATGCTGGCCATGCAGCAGCAGAACAGCAGCTACTTCGTGGAGTGGATCCCGCACAACGTCAAGGTGGCCGTCTGCGACATCCCGCCCCGTGGCCTCAAGATGGCCTCCACCTTCATCGGCAACAGCACGGCCATCCAGGAGGTGTTCCGCCGCATTTCGGAGCAGTTCTCCCTCATGTTCCGGCGCAAGGCCTTCCTGCACTGGTACACCGGAGAGGGCATGGACGAGATGGAGTTCACCGAGGCCGAGTGCAACACCAACGACCTGGTGTCTGAGTACCAGCAGTACCAGGACGCCACGGCAGACCTCGACTGGgagggggaggaagaggaggaggagggggaggaagaGGGTGGACAGGGGCTAGCACAGACGGAGGTGGAGGACATATAG
- the tubb1 gene encoding tubulin beta-1 chain isoform X1: MREIVHLQIGQCGNQIGSKFWEVISDEHGITATGTYQGDSDLQLERLNVYFNEAHGGKYVPRALLVDLEPGTMDSVRSSRIGQLFRPDNFIHGNSGAGNNWAKGHYTEGAELVESVMDVVRNECESCDCLQGFQLVHSLGGGTGSGMGTLLVNKIREEYPDRIMNSFSVMPSPKVSDTVVEPYNAILSIHQLIENTDETFCIDNEALYDICFRTLKLMTPTYGDLNHLVSLTMSGVTTSLRFPGQLNADLRKLAVNMVPFPRLHFFMPGFAPLTARGSQQYRALTVPELTQQMFDARNMMTACDPRRGRYLTVAGIFRGRMSTREVEEQMLAMQQQNSSYFVEWIPHNVKVAVCDIPPRGLKMASTFIGNSTAIQEVFRRISEQFSLMFRRKAFLHWYTGEGMDEMEFTEAECNTNDLVSEYQQYQDATADLDWEGEEEEEEGEEEGGQGLAQTEVEDI; encoded by the exons ATGCGCGAGATCGTCCACCTGCAGATCGGACAGTGTGGGAATCAGATCGGGTCCAAG TTCTGGGAGGTGATCAGCGATGAGCATGGGATCACTGCCACGGGCACCTACCAAGGGGACAGTGACCTGCAGCTGGAAAGACTCAATGTCTACTTCaatgaggcacatg GCGGCAAGTATGTCCCTAGAGCCCTGCTGGTGGACCTCGAACCCGGGACCATGGACAGTGTGAGGAGCAGCCGGATAGGACAGCTCTTCAGACCAGACAACTTCATCCATG GGAACTCTGGCGCCGGGAACAACTGGGCCAAGGGGCACTACACGGAGGGGGCGGAGCTGGTGGAGAGCGTGATGGACGTGGTGCGGAATGAGTGCGAGAGCTGCGACTGCCTGCAGGGCTTCCAGCTCGTGCACTCGCTGGGCGGCGGCACGGGCTCGGGCATGGGCACGCTGCTCGTCAACAAGATCCGGGAGGAGTACCCCGACCGCATCATGAACAGCTTCAGCGTGATGCCCTCGCCCAAGGTGTCCGACACGGTGGTGGAGCCCTACAACGCCATCCTGTCCATCCACCAGCTGATAGAGAACACGGATGAGACCTTCTGCATCGACAACGAGGCGCTGTACGACATCTGCTTCCGCACGCTCAAGCTCATGACGCCCACCTACGGCGACCTGAACCACCTGGTGTCGCTGACCATGAGCGGCGTCACCACCTCCCTGCGCTTCCCCGGGCAGCTGAACGCCGACCTGCGCAAGCTGGCGGTCAACATGGTGCCCTTCCCCCGCCTGCACTTCTTCATGCCCGGCTTCGCCCCGCTGACGGCCCGGGGCAGCCAGCAGTACCGCGCCCTGACCGTGCCCGAGCTCACCCAGCAGATGTTCGACGCCCGCAACATGATGACGGCCTGCGACCCCCGCCGGGGGCGCTACCTCACGGTGGCGGGCATTTTCCGCGGCCGGATGTCCACCAGGGAGGTGGAAGAGCAGATGCTGGCCATGCAGCAGCAGAACAGCAGCTACTTCGTGGAGTGGATCCCGCACAACGTCAAGGTGGCCGTCTGCGACATCCCGCCCCGTGGCCTCAAGATGGCCTCCACCTTCATCGGCAACAGCACGGCCATCCAGGAGGTGTTCCGCCGCATTTCGGAGCAGTTCTCCCTCATGTTCCGGCGCAAGGCCTTCCTGCACTGGTACACCGGAGAGGGCATGGACGAGATGGAGTTCACCGAGGCCGAGTGCAACACCAACGACCTGGTGTCTGAGTACCAGCAGTACCAGGACGCCACGGCAGACCTCGACTGGgagggggaggaagaggaggaggagggggaggaagaGGGTGGACAGGGGCTAGCACAGACGGAGGTGGAGGACATATAG
- the tubb1 gene encoding tubulin beta-1 chain isoform X2, which yields MSGPRAVFQTRLPSACVSVSCHTPHNARDRPPADRTVWESDRVQGGKYVPRALLVDLEPGTMDSVRSSRIGQLFRPDNFIHGNSGAGNNWAKGHYTEGAELVESVMDVVRNECESCDCLQGFQLVHSLGGGTGSGMGTLLVNKIREEYPDRIMNSFSVMPSPKVSDTVVEPYNAILSIHQLIENTDETFCIDNEALYDICFRTLKLMTPTYGDLNHLVSLTMSGVTTSLRFPGQLNADLRKLAVNMVPFPRLHFFMPGFAPLTARGSQQYRALTVPELTQQMFDARNMMTACDPRRGRYLTVAGIFRGRMSTREVEEQMLAMQQQNSSYFVEWIPHNVKVAVCDIPPRGLKMASTFIGNSTAIQEVFRRISEQFSLMFRRKAFLHWYTGEGMDEMEFTEAECNTNDLVSEYQQYQDATADLDWEGEEEEEEGEEEGGQGLAQTEVEDI from the exons ATGTCTGGACCGCGAGCTGTGTTTCAGACTCGTCTGCCTTCAGCCTGTGTCTCAGTGTCCTGCCACACTCCTCACAATGCGCGAGATCGTCCACCTGCAGATCGGACAGTGTGGGAATCAGATCGGGTCCAAG GCGGCAAGTATGTCCCTAGAGCCCTGCTGGTGGACCTCGAACCCGGGACCATGGACAGTGTGAGGAGCAGCCGGATAGGACAGCTCTTCAGACCAGACAACTTCATCCATG GGAACTCTGGCGCCGGGAACAACTGGGCCAAGGGGCACTACACGGAGGGGGCGGAGCTGGTGGAGAGCGTGATGGACGTGGTGCGGAATGAGTGCGAGAGCTGCGACTGCCTGCAGGGCTTCCAGCTCGTGCACTCGCTGGGCGGCGGCACGGGCTCGGGCATGGGCACGCTGCTCGTCAACAAGATCCGGGAGGAGTACCCCGACCGCATCATGAACAGCTTCAGCGTGATGCCCTCGCCCAAGGTGTCCGACACGGTGGTGGAGCCCTACAACGCCATCCTGTCCATCCACCAGCTGATAGAGAACACGGATGAGACCTTCTGCATCGACAACGAGGCGCTGTACGACATCTGCTTCCGCACGCTCAAGCTCATGACGCCCACCTACGGCGACCTGAACCACCTGGTGTCGCTGACCATGAGCGGCGTCACCACCTCCCTGCGCTTCCCCGGGCAGCTGAACGCCGACCTGCGCAAGCTGGCGGTCAACATGGTGCCCTTCCCCCGCCTGCACTTCTTCATGCCCGGCTTCGCCCCGCTGACGGCCCGGGGCAGCCAGCAGTACCGCGCCCTGACCGTGCCCGAGCTCACCCAGCAGATGTTCGACGCCCGCAACATGATGACGGCCTGCGACCCCCGCCGGGGGCGCTACCTCACGGTGGCGGGCATTTTCCGCGGCCGGATGTCCACCAGGGAGGTGGAAGAGCAGATGCTGGCCATGCAGCAGCAGAACAGCAGCTACTTCGTGGAGTGGATCCCGCACAACGTCAAGGTGGCCGTCTGCGACATCCCGCCCCGTGGCCTCAAGATGGCCTCCACCTTCATCGGCAACAGCACGGCCATCCAGGAGGTGTTCCGCCGCATTTCGGAGCAGTTCTCCCTCATGTTCCGGCGCAAGGCCTTCCTGCACTGGTACACCGGAGAGGGCATGGACGAGATGGAGTTCACCGAGGCCGAGTGCAACACCAACGACCTGGTGTCTGAGTACCAGCAGTACCAGGACGCCACGGCAGACCTCGACTGGgagggggaggaagaggaggaggagggggaggaagaGGGTGGACAGGGGCTAGCACAGACGGAGGTGGAGGACATATAG